A stretch of DNA from Pseudonocardia hierapolitana:
CAACGGCTACCGCGACTACGACGAGCGCGACCTGCGGGTCGTCGCCGAGATCCGGTCGCTGGTCGACCTCGGGTTCGCGCTCGAGGAGACGCGCCCGTTCGTCGAGTGCCTGCGTGCAGGCAACCCGACGGGGGCGAGCTGCCCGGACTCGCGCGCCGTGCAGCGCCGGAAGCTCACCGAGGTCGACGAGTGGCTGGCCCGGCTGCACGCCGTGCGCCGCGAGCTCGTGGCCCAGCTCGGTGAACCGCCCGTCCCACGCTGTTCTTTCTCGGAGGAGAGCTGATGATCGCCACGGTGTCCGACGACACGTTCGATGAGCTCGTGCTGCGCACCGAGCTGCCGGTGCTGGTGGACTTCACCGCCGACTGGTGCCCGCCGTGCAAGATGATCAAGCCGGTGCTCGCCGAGCTGGCCGACGAGCTGGCGGGCCGCCTGGTCGTCGCCGAGCTCGACGTCGACGCCAACCCGCGCACCGCGCAGGCCGCGGGCGTGCTCGGGATGCCCACGCTCAACCTCTACGTGCGCGGGCAGGTGGTCACACAGGTCGTCGGCGCGCGCCCGAAGGCGGCCCTCATGCGGGCGATCGCAGAGCACCTTCCGCTGCCGGTGGCCTGACGGCCAGCACCTCGGCCGCAAGCTCGGTGGTCGGCCTGCGGCCGTCCAGCACTCGGACGTCCGGCGGCAGCAGTGCCCTGGCGGCGGCGCAGCGCTCGATCTGGGCGATGCCCCAGTTCGTCACGCTCGCCTCCCGCTGCGGGTCGCTCGGGGCGTGGACACGGACGCTGAGGCGGCGGGCCAGCTCGTCGGCGGGGACGTCCAGGTAGACGCGCTGGAGCGGGATCCCCCGACCGCGCACCGCGGTGAAGATCTCCTCGGCGTATGCGGCCTCCACTGCCGACCGAGAACTTCCAGGACCTGCCGCTGTGGCGCACGCAGTCCGCTGCCGTGGCGATCGCACTCGTCGAGGCGTAGGGGCGCCCGCTCCTCGTGCCGATGACGCTGGTCCGGCAACCAACCCGGTCGCACCACCGCGAACGGCTGGTTAGCGTGCCGGCCGTGGATGTGCCGGCGGTGGTGCGGGCGAAGGCTGTGCAGGCGGGCGAGGCCGGCTGGCTCGCCGGACTGCCGGAGCTGGTGGCCGGGCTGGAGCGGGACTGGGGGATCACGGTCGGCCGGGCGTACCGGGACCCGACCGAGGCGTACGTGGCCGAGGCCGAGCTCGCCGACGGCACGCCCGCGGTGCTGAAGCTGCTCGTCCCGCGCCCCGGCCAGGCAGCGGACGAGATCACCGTGCTGCGTCTCGCGGACGGGGCCGGGTGCGTGCGGCTGCTCGCCTCGGACGCCGGCCGGAACGCGCTGCTGCTGGACCGGCTCGGCCCGTCGCTGTACGAGCTGGGCGTGCCGATCGGGCGGCGGTTGGAGATCATGTGCCGGCTGGCCTCCGAGCTGTGGCGCCCGGCCCCGGACGCCGGCCTGCGCACGGGCGCGGAGAAGGGCCGGTGGCTGGTCGAGCACATCCTCCGCATGTGGACCGACCTCGGCGGGCCGTGCTCCCGCGCCACCGTCGACCACGCACTGAACTGCGCGGACCGGCGGATCGCCGCCCACTCGCCCGAGCGGGCCGTGCTCGTGCACGGCGACGTTCACCAGTGGAACACCCTGCAGACCCGCGACGGCGGCTTCGCCCTCGTCGACCCGGACGGCCTGCTGGCCGAGCCGGAGTACGACATGGGCGTCCTGATGCGCGAGGACCCCGTCGAGCTGATGGCGGGCGACCCGCGCGGGCGCGCCCGGTGGCTCGCCGCGCGGACCGGCTGCGACCCGGTGGCGATCTGGGAGTGGGGCGTGGTCGAGCGGGTCTCGACGGGCCTGCTCGCGGTGGCCGTCGGCCTGCAGCCGGTCGGTGGGCAGATGCTCGCGGCGGCGGACGCGATCGCGCGCATGTGAGCTGCCGCGGGGTCGTCCCGGAGGAGCGTGACCGGAGCGCCACCCGCTGTGGTGTGACCGATTCGCCTGGTCGGGCGGTTGAGATGATCTCGAACACCTGTTCGACTTGAGGGCGTGGGCTGGAACAACCCGGACGTCCCGTGGCACGAGCTGGAGGCCGCGCTGTCGGGGCGCGCGTGGAACGGCGGGAGCCTCGCAGGCGGGCCGGAGGCCGACGGCGGCGACATCCCGGCGTGGTCGCGCAAGCGGGAGCCGTACGTGGCCCCGCCGCTCGATGAGCCCGGCGAGCGCGTGCCGTACGCGGAGCTGCACTGCCACTCCAACTTCAGCTTCCTCGACGGTGCGAGCCACCCGGAGGAGCTGGTCGAGGAGGCCGCGCGGCTGGGGCTGGACGCGATCGCGCTCACCGACCACGACGGCATGTACGGCGTGGTCCGGTTCGCCGAGGCGGCCGCTGAGCTGGGCGTTCGCACGGTCTTCGGCACCGAGCTCTCCCTCGGGCTCACGGCACCGCAGAACGGGGTGGCCGACCCGGAGGGCAGCCACCTGCTGCTGCTCGCCCGCGGGCCCGAGGGCTACCGCGGGCTCTGCCGCACGATCAGCGCGGCCCAGCTGCGCGGGGAGGAGAAGGGCCGCCCGGTCTACGACTTCGAGGAGGTGGTGGCCGACACCGCGGGTCAGGTCCTCGTGCTCACCGGCTGCCGCAAGGGCGGCGTGCAGCAGGCGTTGCGCGCGGGCGGGCGCGACGCCGCGGGCAAGGAGCTGCGCAGGCTCGTCGAACGGTTCGGGGCCGACCACGTGGCCGTCGAGCTCACCTACGCAGGGTTGCCCACCGACACCGAGCTGAACGACGTGCTCGCCGAGCTCGCCCACGACGCCGGGCTGCCCACGGTGGCCACCACGGCGGCCCACTACGCCACCGCACGCAGGTTCCCGCTGGCCACGGCCCTTGCCGCGGTGCGTGCCCGGCGCAGCCTTGACGAGGCCGACGGCTGGCTCCCGCCCGCGGGCACCGCCCACCTGCGCTCGGGCGCGGAGATGGCGGCCCGGTTCGACGCCCGCTACCCGGGCGCGGTCGCGCGTGCCGCGGAGATCGGCACGGCGTGCGCGTTCCCGATCCGCCTCGTCGCGCCGGACCTGCCGCCCTTCGACGTCCCACCGGGACACGACGAGGCGAGCTGGCTGTGGGAGCTGATCCAGCGCGGGATGACCGTCCGCTACGGCAGCCACGCCGAGCATCCCGAGGCCATCGAGACGATCCGGCGCGAG
This window harbors:
- a CDS encoding MerR family transcriptional regulator, producing MRIGELGRRAGVSPRTLRHYEELGLLAARRRANGYRDYDERDLRVVAEIRSLVDLGFALEETRPFVECLRAGNPTGASCPDSRAVQRRKLTEVDEWLARLHAVRRELVAQLGEPPVPRCSFSEES
- a CDS encoding aminoglycoside phosphotransferase family protein: MDVPAVVRAKAVQAGEAGWLAGLPELVAGLERDWGITVGRAYRDPTEAYVAEAELADGTPAVLKLLVPRPGQAADEITVLRLADGAGCVRLLASDAGRNALLLDRLGPSLYELGVPIGRRLEIMCRLASELWRPAPDAGLRTGAEKGRWLVEHILRMWTDLGGPCSRATVDHALNCADRRIAAHSPERAVLVHGDVHQWNTLQTRDGGFALVDPDGLLAEPEYDMGVLMREDPVELMAGDPRGRARWLAARTGCDPVAIWEWGVVERVSTGLLAVAVGLQPVGGQMLAAADAIARM
- the trxA gene encoding thioredoxin encodes the protein MIATVSDDTFDELVLRTELPVLVDFTADWCPPCKMIKPVLAELADELAGRLVVAELDVDANPRTAQAAGVLGMPTLNLYVRGQVVTQVVGARPKAALMRAIAEHLPLPVA